The genomic DNA CTCTTGTTGACAATCCACTTTATTACTCTTCCCTCTGTGGTGTCATTAGCATCACATCATATCCTTCACAGGCAGCAAAGCACAGCAcacttgcagctgcagcagcgccATCCCTTCCCTTCTCCTCAAGCATCAACCAATCTTCCTCCCTCCCACTTCCACACACGCACTCCACCTTGCCATCTCCGATCCCTTCGACGACGATCGGGGccatgggcgccggcggcgtccgggAAGATCATCAGGAGGCCGGCACGCCGCCTGCCATGGCGGTGCCGCCGGTGCTCGTCAAGGGGAAGCGCAGCAAGAGGCAGCGCGTGCACGCGCCGCCGGTGGTGCTGTCCGCGTCCGCGTCGGCTTCGGCGGCGCCCGAGTGGTCTTCgtccgcggcgtcggcggccacggcgccggcggaggaggagtcCGGGACGTCGCGGTCGGACGAGGCCgcgtcgagcggcggcggcggatgcctcaccgaggaggacgaggacatGGCGCTCTGCCTCATGCTCCTCGCGCACGgcgtcccggcggcggcggccgtgggggCGAAGGAGGACGAGGTGGCGGTGGTCGTCGCCAAGGAGGCCAGGTTCAGGAGCCGCCGTCcggccgacggcgccgccgccggcgagtacGTGTACGAGTGCAAGACGTGCAACAAGTGCTTCCCGTCGTTCCAGGCGCTCGGCGGCCACCGCACCAGCCACAAGAAACCCCGCctggtcccgccgccgccggcgctcacATCCGAagacagcagcagcaaggcggccgccgcagccgagccAGCCGCGCCGTCTCCGTCGCTCCCgccgacgcctccgccgccggcggaaTCGACCGCCGATGCAACAGTGCTCGCGATCCCCGTCCGGGTCCCCGTGGCGCCGAAGCAAGAGCagcaggacgccgccgccgccatcgtcgttGTCGCCACCAGCAGCGTCCACTCCAAGCACCCGCGGGTGCACGAGTGCTCCATCTGCGGCGCCGAGTTCGGGTCGGGCCAGGCGCTGGGCGGGCACATGCGGCGGCACCGCCCGCtcatgccggcggcggcgcgggacgaCGCGccgaggaaggagaagagcctCCTGGAGCTGGACCTCAACATGCCGGCGCCCTGCGACGAGGTGGCAGCAGAGGCCCGGGCGGTGACGTCGCCGCGGTTCGCGTTCGACGTCGCGGagaggccggcagcggcggcgccccttCTCTTCCCGGCGTCCGCCGCGTCGGCCCTGGTTGACTGCCATTACTAGTAACCACCAATTAGCTCTCTGCTTCTCAGCTGATACATAATTACTACATACAGTACACACAATTCTCCTTGTTGTCTGaatactttttttattttctcttctttttggggtatttttattccattatttgtTCAAATGATTTGGAATGGGCGATGTGAATTATCGGTACAGAAATATGTTTGAGATTTGACCTGTGTGATTAATTCTATTAATTCATTGATTGATTTGGATTTATTTCCATTGATGAGTGTCCCAATTTCTCCCTTATATTACTATGGCTAGTGATTGATCAAACTATCGAAATTTTGTATTTTCATTTTGTGAAGGATCAACTTCCGTTTGTAGTTTATGAAATATTGACTGGACCAGGATGTGATCAGCATTGTCATGCCAGTGTGTGATCAGATGAGTGTGAGCTGATGATGAGTGCAATGGAGTGTGTAAAGTGGCAAGCAAGTAAGAGAGagaagcagagagagagagagctggaaaAAGGTGGGTACTCGCTAGGCATTGTGCTCACGTAAAGGGAGTgacctctctccctctctctctagtgtgtgtgtgtgtgtgtgtgtgtgctgtTCTGTGACCCCTCACTCTCTGTGTCTACATCATCGCCATCGTAATCATCATCTAATCTTTTTGGGGGAGTTAGCTTGGGTTTGGTTTGGTCATTGCTCTACCACCACGAAAAGGCTCCCCCCTTCTGTTGCTTGCATTGTTGCCTCCACTGGCTTTGGTTGGTTCCTTGGCAAGTTGAAGTTGGAAGCACACCACCCAACCCCAACCCTCCTTGAACGCCCACATTGGGTGATCAGCATTAGGATTCCCTCACACTAGCCCACATGACTGGCCTATTAGCTAGCAGCCGAATTAGCGCCTCAATCCATTCTTAACTCAAGCACCTATccctttttttagaaaaaggaataTGCATTAATATTCAAGCACCTATCTTGACGAACACAAGAACTTCCAAGTAACCTCATCGCTCCATCATTCTGTCGCaattcctccgttccaaacagGCCGAGCATCATTCTCCCATAGCTAGTATGATAAGGTGTGTTTAGTGGACTAATGTGAGGGCACAGAGAGATGGGGAGCTGGGTTGTAGCAGTTGTTTAGTGGATTAATTAGATGAATGATTAGAAGGGGGGTAGTAGGGGAGGTGGTGCTGGTGCAGAGGATCCGGCGGTGTGGAGTGGTGTGGCAGCTCGTGCGGTGGGGCAGCGGACAACGGGGCAACATGCTAACTAACCGGGCCAGACAGGCTCCCAGCTGCTGGCGGCCCCTGACCATGACGCTGCTGAGTGAGAGGCCTCAACTCATGGCCTCCAACCAATCCCTCCTCACACCACACACATGTTTTGTATGTATAGGCCCTCCACTCTCTTCCCTTAGCTTGCAACTTCTCATCTTATTATTgcatttattttcctttcaatTTCCGCGGCGAAGAATATGCACACTCTGTTGAAATGAACTTTGTTTACCTTTTGGAAAGAAAAAGATGGGAActgtgtttttttcttcttggagAACGCATGGGAACCTCTCATGGATTCTTTGGCACATATAAAATGAAAGCATGGCCACTGGAGTTTTCTTGTGGATTTTGGAACTGGGTCAGGAGTCAGCATCGTATGGAATATCGTCCAGAGCATGAGATGATCCTCTAATTTAATTCAAATTAGCAAAAAATAGGATGTCTCAAGTGCTTGATTTCTATTGAACTAGCAATGGGTTTGGTCAGCATCACTTCACCTTCCCAACCACACAGGTGCGTGGCTGAATCGTACCATCACCAAATGCAAGGTTCCAACCGCCAGGAAACTATTAAAAACTTATATAAAACATGTGAGCACAGCACGTCGGTGTGTGCAATCTTGCTTCATGGTTTTCAGTAAGCCTTCATTTTCGATTACCAACAAATTAAAACGATATCATGCAGGGTTGACAAACGACAATAGGAACTTCGTTTTCGCATCAACCGGTTTTGATCTGCGCGTAACTATAGAAAAAGGTTCTGCATCAATTCGCCATGCATATATAAGGATATATGCTCTCACTTAATTAGAACTTTAAATTTTTCCATTGCATTTGAATTTAACTTGTTTCTAGCAAAGGTTAATTTCAGCAGAATTCTTCTGAAGTTCCAGTGTTCCGAGGGATGCGCTAAGGTAACTGGGCGTCAATGGCACATGGCGGCTAGCAACGCTAGATTTAATTTCTTAATTCATATCATCAGTCCCCTAGTCTAAGAATTATACACATGCAAGCTGCATACACCTTCACCTACCGTGTTGGCATTATACTCTGTACAGTTCATCATGACTCCATGATTAAGAACAAGTCTTCCGTCTTCTCTAGTCTAATTTCTTAGATCCCATTCCTGTTATTCCTTTTCCGAGAAGCCAAAAGATGCGAGCATGATTCACGCATTCttttctccaaaaaaaaagatgatattattaaaaaaaatctgactGAAATGTGTTCACATTGCTAATAACCATATTGATTTTGAAAAGATAAGTCTTTATCTCACAACAAGTACGTATTCCAGCAATATGTTGTCCATAaagaaaattatttttatgAGTATAATATGATCAAAACTTATTGACTGCGCGAAGCATGCTTCCCACATTATTTGTTTTCACCAATATGTTGTCCGTAGTGTAAATGACAACTGATAAAACGTGGCGGGTTTCATATACTGAACTGTTATCTAGTTCCAACCAGTAATCATTGAAAATTTTCCATGAAGTGTTGTTTTGAAATTGAAATCCATGTACTTTCAGTATAAAGATTCAATCAACAATCGTCCATGTAACCACTCAAACTTTAATTACAAATAGTAGCCGCTCCTTAATACAATGATACACAGCTCTCGTACTTGTTCAAGAAAGAAAAATCAACAATCGCATCATATAGAGCCTGAGCTCTCTTCTAGCATTTTGACCTCAGGCCCCATGTGGGAATACTATTTTATAAGGTATGTAGGGGATTTTGACTTCAGACCCACTTGGCCTATTATGTTTCTGTAGTTCTCATCTGATCTTATCTCATCTCTAGATCACTTATTCTTCGCTATACGAAAACAATTCCTGTTGCTTTCTCACGCACATCCTGATCAAAGAGCGATCGAGTTCTGATCCGTGCATCTTTCAGTAAGATAAGTACTAATCTACCTATGCGTGAAACATAGCTTTCACTTGATTAATTTTTATATCGCctcctggaaaaaaaaatccatgtgcGATAATTCTCTTGCGTTCCAAACATGCATGCCCATACGGAACATGTCAAATCACTCCTTTCGTGAATTGGGACACTGTGCGTGATCAGACCGAATCCATGAAAAATGCAAGT from Setaria italica strain Yugu1 chromosome VII, Setaria_italica_v2.0, whole genome shotgun sequence includes the following:
- the LOC101773720 gene encoding zinc finger protein ZAT5-like; its protein translation is MGICQPPNFLHLPLPSLVDNPLYYSSLCGVISITSYPSQAAKHSTLAAAAAPSLPFSSSINQSSSLPLPHTHSTLPSPIPSTTIGAMGAGGVREDHQEAGTPPAMAVPPVLVKGKRSKRQRVHAPPVVLSASASASAAPEWSSSAASAATAPAEEESGTSRSDEAASSGGGGCLTEEDEDMALCLMLLAHGVPAAAAVGAKEDEVAVVVAKEARFRSRRPADGAAAGEYVYECKTCNKCFPSFQALGGHRTSHKKPRLVPPPPALTSEDSSSKAAAAAEPAAPSPSLPPTPPPPAESTADATVLAIPVRVPVAPKQEQQDAAAAIVVVATSSVHSKHPRVHECSICGAEFGSGQALGGHMRRHRPLMPAAARDDAPRKEKSLLELDLNMPAPCDEVAAEARAVTSPRFAFDVAERPAAAAPLLFPASAASALVDCHY